The following are encoded in a window of Ranitomeya variabilis isolate aRanVar5 chromosome 6, aRanVar5.hap1, whole genome shotgun sequence genomic DNA:
- the LOC143783268 gene encoding uncharacterized protein LOC143783268 yields MMERPMDSIYMDMEMEFAFAHAYAVACFHQREREKRRWSRRRFWIHPIVEVRESRGAYHCLFGKLNDNLEKYVEYTRMSQDSFRYLLRRVEGSISRQDTQLRRAISAEERLLVTLRFLATGETLRSLHFQFRIGVSTLSGIIAETCRALWDNLREEFLPVPTSEIWLANAQKFEQVCSFPNCIGAVDGKHIRITKPAKSGSLFYNYKKYFSTVLMAIAGADCRFLAVDIGAFGRANDSRTFKDLDMVNVQ; encoded by the exons atgatggagcgtcccatggacagtatctacatggatatggagatggaatttgcctttgctcatgcctatgctgtcgcctgttttcatcaaagggaaagggaaaaacggagatggagtcgtcgccgcttttggatacaccctatcgtggaagtccgggagagccgtggagcctaccattgcttgtttggcaaactgaatgacaacctggagaaatatgtcgaatataccaggatgtctcaggacagcttccgctatcttctgcgtcgggtggaaggatccattagcaggcaggacacgcagctccggagagctatttccgcagaggaacggctgctggtgactctacg tttcctggctaccggagagaccttgagatcccttcattttcagttccggattggagtctccactctttccggaattattgctgagacatgccgcgctttgtgggataatctcagggaggaatttttacccgtccctacaagcgaaatctggttggccaacgcacagaaatttgagcaagtgtgttcttttccaaactgtattggcgcggtggatggcaagcacattcggattaccaagcctgcgaaaagtggatcccttttctacaactataaaaaatacttttccactgttctcatggcaattgccggtgcggactgccgttttctcgcagtggacattggtgcgtttggccgtgcaaatgactcgcgcacatttaaagacttggatatgg taaatgtgcaataa